From the Nematostella vectensis chromosome 7, jaNemVect1.1, whole genome shotgun sequence genome, the window TTAAATTGAGTAGCAAACTCACATCGATAACTGTCTAATTAAATAGaaaggtataaaaaaaatatgaacgAGGGAATTAGAAAACTATTGCAAGACAATAACAAGATCACACGGTACCTTGATCAAAGGATGAACTTTATCAGCGGGCAATACAAGAGGGCTTTTTTTCCTCCCCTTCGCGATCGCGTCTTGTGCATCCGAAATAGCCCATTTATCAATTGGGTCCGGGAATGTTTTGGTCACTCTATCCTCCACGTCTGCTACTGTTCTAGGCTGGCAGGCACATAAATGATACATCATATGAATTATCAAGCCTTCGATGTATTCTAATGCCTCGTCTTGAACCGACAATGAAGGGTGTACCTCTCGTTGGACCTGTAATTGGAAATTTGAGACAATAAAGTTTCTCAGTCTACTAGGGTATCAAAAAAGTCCTCATTGAAGACAATGATAGCTTATGTGGTTAAGTGGAAATACAGTTTAGCTATTCTAAACCAGCAGGACCTATTTAAATTTGAACTCAAAGCCACTTCCCCCTCTTATGATAGGGCGAGCAGCCCCAAATTCCTACCTTGCGAAGAGAACTCACGAACAACCCCTTCCATCTTGCCGGGTTCAAACTCTCCTCATACTCTGAGATAGGCATGTTCATTCAGTCTATCCAATGACACATTCCGGTGGATCCGATGACTTCAAAGAGAAGTCTTAAACCCCATTTGAAGACCTTTATCATCCAAATACAACTCCACTTTCCTCTGAAGTGAAAACTACATCTCTGCATACGAGGCAAGAGCCGGCTTTGAAACGGAAACTTTGTCAAGTTAAGGAAGTCCTAATATACGCGATGTCACCTATGATAGGCTGCTGAGGTCTTTAAAGtcgagaaaagaaaagaaaggaagCGAAATAGGAAGTCGTATTTTCAAAACATACTGAGGAGACTTCGCATAGTCAGACTGCAAGCATGCGGGTCCCAGCCTTCTGGTTTGATCCCGTCCAGGTACGGCCGAGGGAGATAGATGACAATTcccgggggggaggggggggggggggggggttcaaggtaaaagtgatagggatgatGCCCGTCGGAAAAgtcgaaaaatacccctaaaaatacttGCACAATCAAAAATTGCTAACCTAAACTATACCTCAGGAGCCTTTAAATTACCATTTCTAAGGAagaagcctatttttttctcggataccccctaaaaaatacctgaggcccgattttgacccctCAAAAATACGATGAGCATCCCTATCAACTCGACATgggaagaaccccccccccgggTGACAAGTACTTtacatatattatttatttttatagtaGCAAAAATGTAAATTCCTATTATTTTTATGGCGATACGCAACTTCATTATTAAAAAGAGGCGGCGATAAGAAAACATCTAGTTCAGATAGATACGTTTAATTCACCCTTTTGTAGGGGAAACTGAATTACAGGGAGTGCGCAATTACATTGATGACTATACAGTGAGACAATTATAGCATATTAaacagtcacaaaatttgacaTTCTGTTAGTATTACATTGAATTACATTGAATGAGCGATCAGATCTTAATTCATAAGGGTGTAAAAGAGGTAATCTGCAATGTATTAGGTTATAAAGCGGATTTTGGTTATTTAAGGacttaaaataataaactttGTGCAGAAGTCGTTTCTTCTGGCATCAAGTGACGGCAAATCAGCGGTAGCCGGGGCGACACTGTATTCTACCCACGGAAAAATTATATTAAGTGCCCTTTTTTGGACACGCTCAAGGGCATCAACTAGGTATAGCGGTAGGTTGGAAAATACCACACACCCATACTCTAGGACAGGTCTCACTAGAGCGCAATAAACCTTAACGAGGTCGTCACACGGGACACCACATTTTTTCAGGACCCTTAGGGCATATAGTCTACGGTTTGCTTTTTTGATTATAAGGCCACAGTGTGCGCCCCAAGTCAAGTCATCAGAAAGAACAATTCCGAAAAGCTTGAATGACTTGACGCATTCTACAACTATGCCACCGTTACATATGGGGCGCCACATGCAACTATTATACCCAAGGAAGTCAATCGTCATGGTTTTACATTTAGCTGGATTCAGTCGCATGTTACTATCCTCAGTGAAACGTTGGACTTCATCAACAATGAAATTCAGTAATGAAGTAGAATTTCTTGGAACGATTTCCAAGAGCGTGAGACCGTCTACGTACTTTGCGCGAGTGTGCCAGTTGGAGACTAAATCATTAACCATTACAGCAATGAGAATAGGGCCTAGCTTCGTGCTCTGGGGAATGCCTCGATTAAAAAAACGGGTCTTAGATGTTAGTTTCCTATGCGAAAAAATTGCGATAGGCCCTCAAAAAAAGCCGCGATCGATCCATCTAATTAAACAGGGATGGAGATTAAAGCTACGTAATTTGCACAGGAGAACATTATGGTCGATCAAATCAAAGCCTTTCTTAAAGTCAGCGAAAAGGAGTCTTACACTACAGTTCCCAGAATCCAACGCTTCAAATGCTAAGTGGAGCAGATATACAAGTGCGTGCTGCGTTGACTTCCCTGCTACGGCAAACTGCTTGGAGTCAAGCTGGTTGTTGATGCATGACAGAGACCTCTTCAGGGTGAACCCCTCCATGTTCTTGAACACTTGATTTGTTAGTGATATGGGCCTGATGTCTATCTCTACAGCTTTCGGGGACATTGCTTTGGTAACGGGGTGACTGCTGCACACTTCAAGGCACTCGGCACAATACCATCCTGCAAGAAGGAATTATAGATGTCAATGACCACAAGAGCGAGTTCGAATGCGAACACCTTTAGAACAATATTAGGTATTCCATCTGGACCAGGACCCTTCCTCACTTTGGTGTTCCTCAGGGCGTCATAAGCTTCGTGATGACACAGAAAGAGCTCTGGGGGAATTTCAAGGCGATCCTCACAATTGTCAACCACGCCAGACGGGGACACGGGGGTAAAATCTGCAGTGAGATCAACCAGGTCCAGGGCCTTATACCTGAGCTGAGCCTGATTGACCTTTGAAAATGTTAAGTTAATCACAGAGTTATTCCTGATAAACATAGTAGAGACAAAGTTTATCGTCGATTTTGGTAGTTTCAATTTTAGTACTCATAactaaaatatttaaagaaatgtatgggcttcctgtggatgGATATATGCGTGGAGGCTGAGACTCGGTCCAGTCTTCGCTACGTAATCGCGGTTGTATGCATAGACTTCCGTTCCTCGTCAACTCTTCGTACCTTTCATCTTTCTCTCTCGAATGAATCGCTCATAAAATCGATGGCAATGTCTTCAGAAAAGTTCGAAGACCTCGAGGAGGAAGTGAAGGTCCTTTTGGAAGACGTAACACAACGAGTTTACCACCGGATTCCCAAACTATCTGGAGGTTTGTGCAATGGTGTTGATTTGTGAATGAACTAAAAGAAACtcgatttgtattttttgacTTCTTTGTATTGTGCGAGTTTATTTAACTTATGCTCCTACATATTTCCATATAGAACAACGAAAAGCTGCTGTAAGAGATGTTGAAAAGAAAATCGAAAATGCCTTCATTATTGTAAGTTTAAAACTTTGATGATCAATTTAAAATCACCTTGCCATTAACATTCCCACTTCAGTGAAAGAGAACCTTTTATGCTTAAATTGTCTGAAAGTACCCAAAAGTATAAGGATCTTTAATTGCCAGACTTGAAAAATCAAGGTACGTACTTACACACAGGTTTTTACTGCATTGCCTTGCTTAAGCCATACAAAACCAATAAACTTAACAAATTTGATAGTTTGATTAAATCAAATTCAGTGTTCTGTGAGCTATGAAATTCACATCTTTTTCTACCCAATCAAGAACATTGAACGTTCTATTGTAGACTAATCTGTTTGATTCTGTATAAtctaaacaatttttttttgtattagtATTTAGTGCTCATGCAGGGAGatgcattattattattatatggctacgatagtacacacgctctgattggctaattagTAATCATGACATTCCTGTATTGCCCTCTTTTAGGGCATTACGGAATTCTGTATTGCTCTACAAAAAAGTTTTCACAATCTtctgtttttgatttttttttcaccttcAAACTGCAAAATGAGCGTCAGCGAACATTCAAGTAGCGAATTCTAACACCCAGAAGAAATAGAAATGGTTGGTTGGTGGGCTGTCTTTTTCCTTATCCGAAGCGGGACATTTTGTgagcttttttgtgttgttttgttcagTTGCACGAATttaactaaaaacaaaatcgaccaaaaaaACCAAAGCCACTAAAAAAATGGGAATGGACAAGTACTTTGAGTCAGAGTTTTATTATCCTGTAGAGATTGAAGAGTAAAATTtggacaaaaagaaaaacaataagatgACGAGCCAGTGAGCGCCACCGATAGCCAAGAAATGTATAGCGGATaaacaaaatgaataaataacaaggggtGACAAAAGTACTACCTGTTATGTAAATGCATTATTTCCATCAAATCATAAAGCAGCACAAAGCGATTGGCCTTTTCATTTTAATCCAGAAGTTTGTTCTCTACATACCGTGGAGTTTTTTAACTAAACAGTCCATTCATGCCGCGAAGACTGACATCTgagctttctttgttattgtttggatcAACTTCACCTATGATAAAAGCTTCCAAAAGGtgcaaataaaaaggaaatagCCAGAGAAGTTGTCCAATTACTTGTTGTTGAATCTTTTCACTCATTTACATTTTCGTgcgagtgtttcttgttttcccgcctttttgaaACCGATCGATAAACTAATCGATATTCGCTCGAAAGCGaaagttgatttgttttcttgtcatttaATTTAAATTCggtcatgccgggaaatatcaaactgaggctttggcgCATCGACCTCGCAAAGCCTCGGTCGATCTGCCAAAAAATTGTGCTCCCTAAATTTGCTACAATTTAGATCTAGATATAATGTATTCAGATGCCGTGGTGTATCTCTTAGATTGACGAACTGGATGAAGAAGCTAGCGCCGCCCCTGGGGCCTACAGGAACAGCATGATGACACGAGTCAGGACAATAAGAAGGGACTTTGACAAGCTTAAAAAGGACCTGGTTAGTGTGCCGTAAAATTCCTTATCGTATAGAATCATAGTTGCACTTCTTGTGCTGGATTTTAACCATAGCCCCTCCCCTAAAAAAATCTACCTAGACATTATGTGCTGGATTTTATTTCTATGTCATTGTTACAATACCATCATCAAAATGTGATCGTTACTATAACAAAGCGAGGgttgtttttcattttgatcATGATTTTGCATTTCCAGGGAACAAAAAGCTCAACTGGGAACCGGGTAACATTTGGAAGAGAAGAATTGTTTGATGCAGATCCTATGGTATGTAATTTAATGTCTACTTAGTAGATAATAATgttgctgtattttttttaatctttttgtttataacaaatataaacatttagaGTGTATTCAGTATCCAATTAAGAGAGCCGAGGTTTACACCTCTGTAAAGCTTCATAGGTGACCTAACAGTGCATCAAAATCTGTGGCACGTATCTTTCACACAACTTTCTCATGTCTTTTCATTTTACTAAAATATTAATTTCTGtccttgttatttttaggATGAGAACCGTAGTCGAGTTGCTCAAGGAATTGATAGCCTGAACAAG encodes:
- the LOC5513009 gene encoding vesicle transport through interaction with t-SNAREs homolog 1B, which gives rise to MAMSSEKFEDLEEEVKVLLEDVTQRVYHRIPKLSGEQRKAAVRDVEKKIENAFIIIDELDEEASAAPGAYRNSMMTRVRTIRRDFDKLKKDLGTKSSTGNRVTFGREELFDADPMDENRSRVAQGIDSLNKTSDSIARSTRVAVETEQIGGEIIDTLGDQRESLLRVRDRLKDTHSDLGRSRRILNIMAIRVATNKIILLCIIIVELAILGGVVYIKFFRKK